Genomic window (Magnolia sinica isolate HGM2019 chromosome 6, MsV1, whole genome shotgun sequence):
TACCCAATCTATTGTAAGTTTAGCTTCATTTACTACTTTCTTAGCATTCTTTTTGGCGTTACTAGAAGAAATTTCCATGCTTGTTGTGAAAAACTCGTTTGTCTGCcaggcatgcatgcatgcatccttGAGGGATCTTCTAAAATGTGAGTGTCATTAACACAGAACCAAATACAACTACAGTTGCAACAATCTAAGATTGGCAAGAAGAAGAGCGAACCTCATCCGCAGTTAAAAGAAGAACATCACTCATCCTCAGAAAACTTTTAACTGCTTTCTGCTGTTCAGGCGTACCATGGAGAAGAGTCTTTCCTCGTGGTCCGGGATCAAAAAATATTGCAGTCCCAACATCTATGGCACATTCCAGGGCAGAGATAATTAAACCAGGCGAAAGCTCATCAAAGACGTAACCATTGCAGAAGAGAATCTTCGATTGTTTAATGGCCATATGTACTTTTGCAGATAGTTTGCACATCCAACTGAATGCAGGCTCCTTGCAAAAATCAGCACGACTAGTACACGAAAAGAATTTCAGTCAGATAAGCATGTTCTAACACTAAGAACCTATGTAAGAATCCTGATGGTTGTAAggagtggatttcataaaaagaaagggaaatgcACAACCTGCACTGGAGCTTGTTTACCTGCAAAATCCATGCCTTTGTAATGGATCTACCAAAACCCAGCATAGAAGTGTTTCATAAGATGCACTGGAAGCAGCTTCAGTATCTTCATTCATTCCAACCATACCAATGCCTTCTTCATGAAGAACATCTAGGAGAAAACGTCCATAGATTTCATCACCAACATGACCAAGGGCTACACAGTGAAGCCCCAGCCTTGCTGCAGCGATTGCCAAGTTGCAGTTACCACCAGCCTCCCAGTATTTCTACAAATGATGTTAACAAGTTAGCATGGAAACACTTTGCACCACCAGACTGCAAGTAAATATATCATAATGATCACAGGCTTCTCAATGCTATTTGGAGTCAGCTTTTTCATGATTTCTTGTAAAAACTTTGACAATTGCCCACCCACCTGTCATCAACCCTCCACACTGGCTAGGGACATTGGCACATTTTCTACCATGTGGAGTTCCCCAACAATGTGCAGTAAAACAATATAGCTTAGATGGTTTGGGGACAACGACAAAGATTAAAAACAAATCCATTAACAACACCTACTGCTACATATTGAAATTTCAAAGAGACAAAACAGCTGCATGGATGATGTTTGATGAGCTCATCACACACTAATAGCTGCCCCTCTAATATCCAGTTTGCTAGGACACAATTAACATggaaagaggaaaaaagagatGACTAAAAATGGTACCTGTAGGAAAAAGAGTGCACAACGCAGCAAGAAACAAGCACAACTGAAGAAATTCTAAATGTATATTGGCTTCTGATAAATGCAGTGTTAGGGTGTATGACAGTGGCTGCAACAGTATAAATTTATTTTGTCTTACTGTATGGAATAGATGGATAAACATAAAATGATAACATGACATCCTGATTAACATCATCAATGAAATTGAGTAACAATTCTGCAAATTTTAAGCACACGTATTTGAATTGTGTCAATACCTACGCACATCAAATATCTCATGCAAATATGTTTTTCTGTCCGGGAACTTTCTATGAAATGTTGGAAACAATCTCATATTCCCGGCATGAATTACACTCAGATCTTTACAATGCATAGAGATAGCTGGCTTGTGTTGTAACCCTAGAAGAACTTTGAAATGCAGGAATAACTATCTTTTGGAAATAAGTTTATTATAATCAAGCATGATGGGAGAAGGGTCATTTTTTCGCTCCCGGGCCCCCGGCAGTGTTTCCAGCATTTCCAATTATTCTTTGTCAAGTGTTAATTGGAATTCTTATAGCTTAAGGTACAAGCATGCTAATTTATTCGGGAAACGAAAAGGTAgcaaaattttgagaaattttttaggaaaaaaaaaaaggctgcagGGGTATTTATGACATGTTGATCACATAACTCCTAAGCTGTATTTTTAGACATTTTTCTAAGGTCCAACTGTAACAAGAATAAAATAGAAGTCAACCTGACCACAATGGTGGATTGTTCATGCTTCTCCATGATTTCCTACATGGCATCCTTGTTGCCATGATCAATTTGGACAATCTACTCATTGAGTAATTTGAGACAACTCAGATGAAAGATATAAAGAAGACAAACGTAAGCCATGCTTTGCTAATTTTATCTTATGTAGATGAGCTGGGTGTCAAAGACTTGCTTACTCCTTAGCTACTCCCAACCGTACGGCATCATGAACGCCCCAACGATACTCAAGTCCCATCAAGTACTAGAACCCAAGGACAGTGTGAAAATGTAAGAGAACAAAAGAACACGAAAGAGAATGAGAATAGTATTGCACCATAAAGAGAAGATTACAACATTGAGAAGTTGAATCTTGAATGAGGAGCCCTCCCTCTCATTTAGGCACAAGAAATCTCTAGAAGCATGATTAGGATGGTGTCATGTGACATTCATCCAATGGTCAAGAATTATCTAGAAAGCATTTAGACATCTCTGCGTAAGTCTAGCCACAAAACCCTCCTAGAGAACTATAGAATATTCCAAGGTTCTCTATACAGCTTTACAAAACTCTAGACTATACTAGATGTCTTACACACTATGAACGAGCCTCTAATGTACAAAATGAGCCAAAAGTGGCTAAGTCCATAGTTGAGCCTCCAAGCTTGTGACAATTCTCCCCCACCTAATGTGTAGACAGACACCTTCATCCAGCATTCCTCGATGAACCTCCATGTGTTCTTCAAACTGCCACAGTGTTGTCTCATACCAGCTTGCTTGGCTCTAGGGTAGTCCCTTCATTTTCCCTAAGTATTTTTTTCACCGAGTATTTTGCATATGTAAGGACTCCACATTCTCAAGAAAGAATTGTGGCATCAAttactcgaggtcattacaatGGTGCGAAGACCCTTCTCGATGTCACCATGCCTCCTATGCCGCCACAACATTGCATAATCAGTTTAGTATATGACTGCCATGTGCACCTTGGCCTCATAATCTTCCAATTTGGAAGCCTTGGAATATTGATCCATCTGCAAGAAGAAATTCTCTAGTACCATCACATCCCTTGCCGTATTATAGCACTTCGGCCATGTTTGGATACAAGTATTTCAATTttcaagagaaaataaaagaaaaggtaaTGATTAGGCAATGATATTTCCATAAGCACTGATGAAACATGAAAATTATTTTTTAGAGGTCTTGTTTGGATAACACGCGGAAATTTCATAATTGTGAGATAACGGCCGCCTAGTTTCTTGTGCCaatgaatccaaattatggaaaaGTGCAATAACTGCTTTGTGAATTCCTCCCTTTTCTTTATTATCCAAACATCTCAAACTATCACCTAAAATGGAAAACCCTCTCCATTTACATTGATTTCCATGGAATTGGTGATATCCAAACATACCctaaaggaatttgtaatcattacaattttatatTGTATTGCAGTGGAAATCTCCTCTCCAAACACACAAATAAGTGTATTTTTATCTATAATTTGACATTGAAGCAATGTAAACGTATCATCATTACGATTTCACCACGCTTATCCAAAGACGAAAATTGTCAGTACAATTACCTGCTTTCAGGCAATAGGTAttgtaatttataatcattacacttttaaAATACATTACTGAGATAATTCGCAATCTAAACACACCCTTACCCATCTCCTATTACATCTGAATTTGATCGTCGAATTACGCATTTAAACAAACgttgtaaaatcataatgatgatgCTTTTACAGTACATTACTGATATAATTCgcaaaccaaataggccctaagtgaGATGAAAACCCTTGTATTGCACTGCGAAGAGAAGATTATGACTTTGAGACATTGAGTCCCAAATAAGGAGCCCTCACCCTTTTATAGCCACTAGAAATCTCCAGCATGCATCAATTACTAAGATGGTACCACATGGCATTAATCCAACAGTCAGGAATTCTCTAGAAAGCTCATTGACAATTCTACACAAGTCTAGCTACAAGACTCTCCTAGAGAACTTTAGAACATTCCAAGGTTCTTCACAAAGCTCTACAATACTTAGTACTATTCtcaattagagttgtacacgagcagcAAAAGCTCGataactcgctcaactcggctcgaaaaagctcgactcgactcggattgaaactctgttcgaaccgagtcgagccattTTTTGGAAGCTTGGAACATTCCGagctggacctagctcgactcaactcgactcgaatactactcgaactcagctcaacttggtacagggtatatatacccttcaaaaaaaaaaaacctaacccctTTTCAAAATACATCCTGCCCGCACGACCCTAACCCTATCCcacctcttcctccctctctgtcAGTCCGGCCGGCGAAGCTctcctccccctctctctctctctactctctgactctccctcatcctcccttaccTGCACGGCCGTCTTCCTCCCCCTCTTCCTCCCTCTCCGTCAGTCCAGCCGGtaaagctcctctctctctctctctctctctctctctctctctctctctctctctctctctctctctctctctctctctctctctctctctcatcctcccttacccgcaCGGCCACACCGATGCACGGCTAACAGCccgtcttcctccctctcttcctccTCTGTCAATTagaaaactcggctcgaactctgcTCAAACTCGATCGAGCCAAGCACGAGCTActgttccaagctcgaaggccaagccgagccgagcacaAGCTGGGACTCGAGCAatccgagtcgagcacgagctgggcaaagctcggcttggctcggctcgactcgtgtacacctctattctCAATGTCTCTAAGTATGAGCCAAAAATTGCCAAGTCCATAGTGGAGCATCTAAGCCGATGACATGGGGTTGCCCCTAATGACAATTCTCACCACAATCTTACTCAATCTACGCACTCATGGAACCgctctcaaatcatcaaatcagtTACCTTCATTCATGCTCTCACAACTCATAAGAGGCAGATCATATGGGCAATCTATCTTGCAAGGGTTTTTCTAACAATTGGTTTCTAAAAAATATGTGTTGCCTAGTAGGGATATTACTCCTCTTTTATGGGAGCCATATTCTTCTACAATGCTCAATGTTTTCAATAGTCATCATTTAAGTTAATCTGAACTAATTGGGGTCGACTGCGCAAATCTtgtccaccattccactctacaAAGGACCATATACTCAGTTAAACCATAAGTCATCAAACCTTTTCTTACAACCACTAGccatgtccttttgggcattccccttgcccttttaaagccttcaacttgaaccaactcactcccaactagaggtgtacatgagtcgagccgagccgagctttgcccagctcgtgctcgactcggactgCTTGAGTCCCAGgtcgtgctcggctcggctcagccttCGAGCTCGGAACAGCAACTCGTGCTCGGCTTAGCCGAGTTCGAGTAGAGTTCAAGCAGAGTTCAAgccaaggaagagagaggaagagaggtaTATAGATACCCTGAGAGCTTCTTCGTCATCTTCCTCATGAGAAGACTGCGAGAAAACACTATCGATAGTGGTGTTCCTCCACATCGAAGAGTCATTCCGCCGCAAACTTCCCACTCTATAAAGGTCCTTATTGTCCATCGAAATTCCCAACAAAAACCCACCAAAACTAAGAATTTCTAATGCACAGAGCCTCAGCTACTGATTTCTAGAGTTCGAAAAACACAGCAAGAGAGACGGTCTTTATCTTTCTCGGAAAAAACCAACAAAAACCCAGAAATATTCTTCAAGCTTGAGTACAGGAAAGTTGAATTTACAATGTATAGAGCTTGAAAAACACAGAATGAAAGAGGGAGCTTGAATggtatatataccctgtaccgagtcgagccgagttcgagcaatatacgagtcgagctaggtccagctcagactcgactcgaaatgttaTGAGCTTCCAAAAAATGGCTAGACTCGGTTCGAATAGAGtttcaatccaagtcgagtcgagctttttcgagccgagtcgagcaagttaccgagctaactctgctcagcTCTACTCCCAACCGATGAAGTTATTGGcctccattgcacatggccaCACCATCTTAGTAtactttccttcatcttattacctattagtgCTACTCTAAAGTTTCCTCAAGTACATCCATTTCTATTTATATACTTCCTCATCtcaccactcatccatctcaacatcctcatttcaattacttatgaacatgttattcCTTGAGTATTCAATATTTTGACACATGGAGCGTGGCTGGTCTTATAGTTATCTTATAAAATCTCCCcttcagtttgattggtatgcagcgatcacataaaactctagaggcaaaTCTCCACCTCATCCAACTAGCTCTAATTCTATGAGAAACATCAGCCAAGACCACGTCAACCAAATTATTGACCAATATCTCAGTATCATTGGGTTCATGATATGAAACCTTGCgggaatccaaaaaaaaatgcaTCATATTGACAATATTGTTGATACATGCCAATATATCATGATATTCAAGTATCTAGCGATCAGGTTGTATATCACtggaaaatcatttttttaaaaaaaggtttatTTCCCAGATAATGTGGTCTAGTATCCTTAGATCTGCAAATATGAGTTGCGTAATACCATGCTCGATTGAAGGTTTATTCCATTCCTGGCATTCTAGTTGGGGTGGCTTTCTCGAGACTGCAAGATGGAAGCTTGCTCTGCTCACTCGTTTGTGGCCTATTTGGCTTGAAAGAAACAATTGTTGTTTCCGTAATTTAAGGGGTTCTGAGATTGAGGTTTATAATTGGGTTGTCTTATTTATTAAGGAATGGGCTCATTGGTTTGTTTCTAGGGTTGGTTGGGTGGGGTTGCGCCCCTTTGTATTTTAGTTTTgttcttttcccttcttttctgttttcttttgctCTATTTCCTTTTGGTTTTGTTCTATTTCCTTTTGTTGTTGTTCTCTTTTTTTGCCTTGGCCTTTTAATAATATTGcatcatctttccaaaaaaaataaataaataaataaataaaaagaagaagaagaaaaaggaaggaaggaaggaaaccGGAATTAATTTAAcacagagagaagaaaaaaaaaaaccaagcctTTGTATGCTACCACATATATGTGAGTCCCCATCTAGGACTTCTCTTGTACAGACAAGTGGAACATGTATGTGTGGGAAacgttaaaaaaaaattaaaaaattaaaaaagtgcacatgtgggatggggtGCGATTGCATCAGTGAGGAGTAGAAGTAATCTAGATAACCAAcaatcaagatctctaatacattattattattattttatttttatttttttttgaagagctCCAATACATTATTATGATTGACCTAAATGAGATAAACTTATTTTTAGGTGTCCACCAAACAGGACCTAAGGGAGGAGAATTATCTTATTTTTGTGAAGGCGTTCTTGCATGTGGATATTATTGGCTTCTGTGATAAATTTCTGCAGAAAAATCTGGTGCATTGATCTTCTCATCttgaagtagtttttttttttttcccttttgaatCCTACTTtgcattaaagaaaaaaaaaaaaaaaaaaaacagggaaaGAATGCAACGCACGCCATTTCTGTATAAAACCCAAGAAACCCAAAACAGACCAAACCTTATCCGGGCGAGAAGCAGCTAGCCGCTCCATGTAAGCCTTCCTCTCCTCGAACGAAGCCGGCGGCAGGGACGGCACGTTGAGCACGACATCGACGCAGAGGTTCCCGAGCGTCGCCACGTCAGCGACCTTGCTGACGCCCCTTCCGTCGTCCAGGCGGGGATCAGATACTTTATAGGAATTGGGGCGGTTCTTAGATACGGCAATGGCGATTGTCTTGCAGTTCTTGCAGGAGAGCGAAAATGGCGGGAAATGGGGGTTTGGATTCGGTTTCTTCCGGTGGTGTGGGGAAAAATCGAGGATTTCACGGACAAATGGGGATTGAAGGGAGGATTTATTACAggaatttggagattttagggTTTGAATATGCATTTTGAGAGAGAGTTATAGATTTGGAAAACAGGAGAAGAGGAGAACGAAGAAGAAAACGTACATGGCGTGTGTAATTGTGATCGATTTATATAGTGGCATGCGGGATTACGCGAAATGCTAGTCCTCATCGGATCACGGGGACATGGACCCACTCCtgtcgggaagcggattggctggtgttgaTATGGTCAagtggacgcccaccattgaaaccttcgtagggtccaccgtgtcatttattttccatccaacctgttgatatggtcatatatataccttgatgaagtgaaaaaaataaatatcaacattATACATAACTTCTGTGATCATTTTTCAACGGCAGTAATTTAATCCccaatgtgtggtccatttaagccttaaatcttcttatttcttttccaatagtctaaaatgatataaaaaaatgaatagaagTAATACATCGCGGTGTCCTGTGAGTAATTGGCGGACGTGAATTAGCTACTGGATCCCACAGTAGCGAGTATGTTACTGGAGTGACATAACtacgttctgtgggcccaccataatgtatgtattatatccacaccgtctatttattTGGAGAGagcattttaagttatgagccaaagaattaggtagatccaaatttcgaGTGTacgccacaaaaaacagtgggagcaaTGACACCTACtggtgaaaccttcctaggcccaccataatatttatttgagatctgaCTTGTTTATAATTTAACACGGACATTATATAAGGTAAaacgtaaatatcagcttgatccaaaacttctttggcacaaaaaagattttaatggtaggcgtttaatccccactgtgttctgtggtggggtctacttgagatttggatctgcctcaattgtcggttcatgccctaaaatgatctctcaaaattgATAGACAgattggatacaacacatacatcatgatggcccccacaGAACGTGGTGACTCCAGACTCGCTACTGTCGAGTtcatagctaatccgcatccctaAATGGCCGTATACGTGGCATGATCTTATGGAAACTTGGACTTTCCAAATAGTGGCCCGAATGTGGCTGGTACATCTGCCGAAGATCACACAAATTGGACCGTCTAATTTTACTCATTAACTTTGAGTAGGTATTTCTGTAATATACACCATCAATACATATCCTCCATTTATGAATACAAAGACAGTCCAATCAGTGTAATATTCAAATTATCATGTATATacattgggccccacaattaGTATGGCCTGGATGGACGCGAATTTCCCAAGGAATGCCTGCGACAAGATGAGGTATTCTAATGAAAACAAGTCATGTAGCCGGTGATATGACATGATTTAAAAGAAATTAATAAAGTTTCTATTAGCAATGAGACTCAAGCATGTATGTGAAGGCTTCTTCTAAGTTTTCTatttatgggtttttttttttttttcgtttttcttttttctataagATGAACCTTTTAAAAAagacaaaattaaaaataaataaataaataaaacccacCAAGACAATGGAGACCTATTTCCTATTTCAAAATGCCAATACAATTTGTGAATTTTCATAAATTTAAAGGTTCTATTTTCCATTGATTTATTAGTTGAAAAGCATCTCATAAATCAACCAAACAAAGATGAATAATGAACCGATTTCATTGTATTGGGATTTTCACGACTACCATGAAATCTAATAGTTTTtattgacacacacacacattaatgtaagaaatgttttttttaaaaaaaaacccaaaatagtGAAAGCCCATTTTCACGTACCGTGTTTAAAACAGAATAATtgataaatagtttttttttcttttcttttttctaataaatttgcAACGCATTCATATGTTTAAAGTAATTATTATAAGTCTTCTACTTCATATAGCGATGTTGCCAAAAGTCCATTTCAATAAGACAAAAAATTATAAACTTGCTGGTGAGTTTAATGCCAACCCCTGCATCTTATGTTTTGATTTGAATTGATTTGTTAATTATTAGTTAGGAAAAAGAATTAATTAGAATATATTGTGTTTGAATTTAGATTTCCTCTAAAATCATGGGGTCATTCGCAGAAAACTGCAATATTTAATTTAGAAAGGACCAAAAAACAAAAGGAGGtggaggaaagaaaaaagaaaaagttaagGCGTCCGCGTACATACTCGAGTCTTATGGCAGAGACTCCATTCGCTTTTTCTAAATCATGCCATGCTCGTTGATGCATGCCATGTGTACTGCGAAGACCTGTCAGTATTTTCAAAAAAAGATAGTTTAACTTTGACCGTCCGTTTACTGGCCTTCATCTCCTCCCAAATGGCATTTATTCCATTCTGGCAGTCAGTGAAATAATTACTACGAATATTCTCGTATCCTTCAGAGGGGTTTTGATCGAATACATACAACGTAATGCAGGACGATGCGTTGGGACTTAATCCTCTGAATCTGGACCATCTTCCGATCATCTGAACCGTTTAAATGATGATTCTCGATTTGTTTGTTGGAAATTCAGTAAATAAAAGTCTTAATTGGATAATTTCAACTCTTAAATGGTTTGGGTCTTTTGCTTTGAACATGAACGGTCAGTAAAACCTTTGTAGGAtcaaagttttaaaaactttaatCCAGGAGTTCTTTTGGTAATTCCCCCATCCAAGTGGACCACTatcacataaacggtttggatcactgagaaATAACCAAATCCAACGGCCTCGACGTACCTTACTGCAATACGTCGGGATGCATTCAAGCAACCTTCGTTGAGAAATGCCAAGTGCACGTGTTCCGTTGCGTCCATCGATTCCGGACGTGCGGCCCGGAACCGGCCAAGTGGATGCCGAACTGACCGTGGGGCCAACAtagatgtaaatgttttatatccacgccgtccatcagtttttttagatcattttagggcgttagtccaaaaatgaagcaaatataaatttcatgtggaccacatagtagagattgaatttcca
Coding sequences:
- the LOC131249018 gene encoding probable fructokinase-4 isoform X1; this encodes MHIQTLKSPNSCNKSSLQSPFVREILDFSPHHRKKPNPNPHFPPFSLSCKNCKTIAIAVSKNRPNSYKVSDPRLDDGRGVSKVADVATLGNLCVDVVLNVPSLPPASFEERKAYMERLAASRPDKKYWEAGGNCNLAIAAARLGLHCVALGHVGDEIYGRFLLDVLHEEGIGMVGMNEDTEAASSASYETLLCWVLVDPLQRHGFCSRADFCKEPAFSWMCKLSAKVHMAIKQSKILFCNGYVFDELSPGLIISALECAIDVGTAIFFDPGPRGKTLLHGTPEQQKAVKSFLRMSDVLLLTADEAESLTGIANPITAGEELITKGLRTKWVIIKMGSKGSILITTSRICCAPAFKVDVVDTVGCGDSFTAAVVFGFLHGVPHVNTLTLANAVGAATATGCGAGRNVANLDKVLELLRASNLNEDEQLWNKLLDQNPDTPEIVLLSKTVINGSRDRLARVSIQKVVSELLPKLETVRERRIVPS
- the LOC131249018 gene encoding uncharacterized protein LOC131249018 isoform X2, with product MHIQTLKSPNSCNKSSLQSPFVREILDFSPHHRKKPNPNPHFPPFSLSCKNCKTIAIAVSKNRPNSYKVSDPRLDDGRGVSKVADVATLGNLCVDVVLNVPSLPPASFEERKAYMERLAASRPDKKYWEAGGNCNLAIAAARLGLHCVALGHVGDEIYGRFLLDVLHEEGIGMVGMNEDTEAASSASYETLLCWVLVDPLQRHGFCSRADFCKEPAFSWMCKLSAKVHMAIKQSKILFCNGYVFDELSPGLIISALECAIDVGTAIFFDPGPRGKTLLHGTPEQQKAVKSFLRMSDVLLLTADEAESLTGIANPITAGEELITKGLRTKWVIIKMGSKGSILITTSRICCAPAFKTETLDGLLCTES